A genomic region of Sciurus carolinensis chromosome 7, mSciCar1.2, whole genome shotgun sequence contains the following coding sequences:
- the Hs3st5 gene encoding LOW QUALITY PROTEIN: heparan sulfate glucosamine 3-O-sulfotransferase 5 (The sequence of the model RefSeq protein was modified relative to this genomic sequence to represent the inferred CDS: inserted 1 base in 1 codon) has translation MLFKQQAWLRQKLLVLGSLAVGSLLYLVARVGSLDRLQPICPIEGRFGGARNQAEFPLRALQFKRGLLHEFRKGNASKEQVRLHDLVQQLPKAIIIGVRKGGTRALLEMLNLHPAVVKASQEIHFFDNDENYAKGIEWYRKKMPFSYPQQITIEKSPAYFITEEVPERIYKMNSSIKLLIIVREPTTRAISDYTQVLEGKERKNKTYYKFEKLAIDPNTCEVNTKYKAVRTSIYTKHLERWLKYFPIEQFHIVDGDRLITEPLPELQLVEKFLNLPPRISQYNLYFNATRGFYCLRFNIIXNKCLAGSKGRIHPEVDPSVITKLRKFFHPFNQKFYQITGRTLNWP, from the exons ATGCTATTCAAACAGCAGGCGTGGCTGAGACAGAAGCTCCTGGTGCTGGGAAGCCTTGCTGTTGGGAGTCTCCTGTATCTAGTTGCCAGAGTTGGGAGCTTGGATAG GCTACAACCTATTTGCCCCATTGAAGGCCGATTTGGTGGAGCCCGCAACCAAGCTGAATTCCCACTCCGCGCCCTGCAGTTTAAGCGTGGCCTGCTGCATGAGTTCCGGAAGGGCAACGCTTCCAAGGAGCAGGTTCGCCTCCATGACCTGGTCCAACAGCTCCCCAAGGCCATTATCATAGGGGTGAGGAAAGGGGGCACAAGGGCcctgctagagatgctgaacctCCATCCAGCAGTGGTCAAAGCCTCTCAAGAAATCCACTTTTTTGACAATGATGAGAACTATGCCAAGGGCATTGAGTGGTATAGGAAAAAGATGCCTTTTTCCTACCCTCAGCAAATCACAATTGAAAAGAGCCCAGCATACTTTATCACTGAGGAGGTTCCGGAAAGGATTTACAAAATGAACTCATCCATCAAGTTGTTGATTATTGTCAGGGAGCCAACCACAAGAGCTATTTCTGATTACACTCAGGTGctagaagggaaggagaggaagaacaaAACATATTACAAGTTTGAGAAGCTGGCCATAGACCCTAATACTTGTGAAGTGAACACAAAATACAAGGCAGTAAGAACAAGCATCTACACCAAACATCTGGAAAGGTGGTTGAAATACTTTCCAATTGAGCAATTTCATATTGTGGATGGAGACCGCCTCATCACTGAACCTCTGCCAGAACTTCAGCTCGTGGAGAAATTCCTAAATCTTCCTCCAAGGATAAGTCAATACAATTTGTATTTCAATGCTACCAGAGGGTTTTACTGCTTGCGATTTAACATTA TTAATAAGTGCCTGGCGGGCAGCAAGGGGCGCATTCATCCAGAGGTGGACCCCTCTGTCATTACCAAATTGCGCAAATTCTTTCACCCTTTTAATCAAAAATTTTACCAGATCACTGGGAGGACTTTGAACTGGCCCTAA